One genomic window of Methanosarcina acetivorans C2A includes the following:
- a CDS encoding IS1/IS1595 family N-terminal zinc-binding domain-containing protein, translating to MTRKTDEVVCPNPECKYYLKEEGKAIIKRGKYRTGHQRYYCKHCEKFFMDTIGTAVYRKHLPSDKIALIYRLFLEKNGIRSIERITGHHRDTVSNLLKDTVKNEKTEEYLVNQIGLTDVECEKLWVLLEKKKNASRKSLRSG from the coding sequence ATGACCAGAAAAACAGATGAAGTTGTCTGTCCAAACCCAGAATGTAAATATTATCTCAAGGAGGAAGGAAAAGCCATAATAAAACGTGGCAAATATAGGACCGGCCACCAGAGATACTATTGCAAGCATTGCGAAAAATTTTTCATGGATACGATTGGTACAGCTGTTTACCGCAAACATCTGCCAAGTGATAAAATCGCGCTGATATATCGGCTTTTCCTTGAAAAAAATGGGATACGAAGTATTGAGAGGATAACCGGGCACCACAGGGATACCGTAAGTAATCTGCTAAAAGATACGGTAAAAAATGAAAAAACAGAAGAGTATCTGGTCAATCAGATAGGGCTTACAGATGTTGAATGTGAAAAGTTATGGGTGCTTTTAGAAAAGAAAAAAAATGCTTCCCGAAAGTCACTTCGAAGCGGGTAA
- a CDS encoding DUF1015 domain-containing protein: MILHVPHILLPEANWKEWAVIACDQHTQDMEYWTRVEEFVGDTPSTLNLIYPEIYLPLDENRVNKIHEAMRNYRTFLVDHGPCFILVKRAVPGSERTGLVVAIDLEGYEYDGSESFVRPTEKTIKERLPARVLIRENAELELTHVLVLYDDPDFSVLPGSTANPVYEENKVYDFDLMEDGGHIRGFKISDKKTIERISERIQALGTLLVGDGNHSLAAAKSFWEKIKGTVPDNYPARYALVELVNLHDPGLTFEPIHRLVRGVDPEELLQKFNARIVESSARDSIWPSDTNHSIGFITKDRRGFLIFDNPKHDLEVETLDEVIDAYPVEYEHDPEVVEKLGKEPESVGFFLPALKRSEFFALIKKKGILPRKSFSLGKENEKRYYIEARRITQ; encoded by the coding sequence ATGATATTGCACGTTCCTCACATTCTTCTTCCAGAGGCTAACTGGAAAGAATGGGCAGTGATTGCCTGTGACCAGCATACTCAGGATATGGAGTACTGGACAAGAGTAGAAGAATTTGTTGGAGATACCCCTTCCACTCTCAATTTGATTTATCCTGAAATCTATCTCCCTTTAGATGAAAATAGAGTAAATAAGATTCATGAAGCGATGCGCAATTACAGGACTTTTCTTGTTGATCACGGTCCCTGCTTTATTCTTGTAAAGCGTGCTGTCCCGGGGAGCGAAAGGACAGGGCTTGTTGTCGCAATCGATCTGGAAGGATATGAGTATGACGGATCCGAATCCTTCGTCAGGCCAACTGAAAAAACAATCAAAGAAAGGCTTCCTGCAAGGGTTCTGATAAGAGAAAATGCCGAACTCGAACTTACACACGTCCTTGTTTTATATGATGACCCGGACTTTTCCGTTCTTCCCGGAAGTACAGCTAATCCGGTTTATGAGGAAAATAAAGTTTATGATTTTGACCTGATGGAAGATGGCGGTCATATCAGAGGCTTTAAGATCAGCGACAAAAAGACAATTGAGAGGATTTCCGAGAGAATTCAGGCGCTTGGAACTCTCCTTGTCGGGGACGGAAACCACAGCCTTGCTGCAGCAAAGAGTTTCTGGGAGAAAATTAAGGGAACGGTACCGGATAACTACCCGGCCAGATATGCCCTTGTCGAGCTTGTAAACCTCCATGACCCGGGACTTACCTTTGAGCCTATTCACAGGCTTGTACGAGGGGTCGATCCTGAAGAACTGCTACAAAAGTTCAATGCAAGGATTGTAGAATCTTCAGCCCGGGATTCAATCTGGCCTTCAGATACTAACCACTCAATTGGCTTTATAACAAAAGATAGGCGGGGCTTTCTGATATTTGATAACCCGAAACACGACCTGGAGGTCGAGACTCTTGACGAGGTTATTGACGCTTATCCTGTCGAATATGAACACGACCCAGAGGTAGTTGAGAAACTCGGTAAAGAGCCCGAAAGTGTTGGCTTTTTCCTCCCGGCCTTAAAGAGAAGCGAATTCTTTGCTCTCATAAAAAAGAAGGGAATTCTCCCGAGAAAATCCTTTTCCCTTGGAAAGGAAAACGAGAAAAGGTACTATATTGAAGCCAGAAGGATTACGCAGTAA
- a CDS encoding rhodanese-like domain-containing protein, producing MIFERIKSEGLAHLSYLIGSGDEAIVIDPRRDCQVYFDLARSKGMKIKYIFETHRNEDYIIGSLELEKLTDAGIYHGSGVDFKYGNILKKDRQEFIFGALKLTALHTPGHTDESMSYVLTDPDAGKEPIMVFTGDALFVGDVGRTDLYGPEEVPRLAANLYDSIFNKILPLGDGVILCPAHGAGSLCGGAISNREYSTLGLEKVQNPVLKKTEKEEFVKFKLEEKLEFPPYFKKMEQYNLQGPPLLQSLPIPKLLSPDEFKAEMEKGAVVVDTRMPHSFGGALIKGSYSIWLEGLPSFAGWMLPYDKPILLVLEEKEQLETAVRYLVRLGYDNMRGFLNGGIAAWYMEALQIDGFNLLSVHDLKSKLEKDEEIVILDVRSNEEWEEGHIEGARHIYVGHVEENLDEIPKDCPIVVYCGSARRSNIAASVLKKHGYRKIYNVLGSMVAWKNAGYEVVK from the coding sequence ATGATATTTGAGCGGATTAAGTCTGAGGGGCTGGCTCATCTTTCCTACCTCATCGGTTCGGGAGATGAAGCCATTGTTATCGATCCTCGAAGGGACTGTCAGGTTTATTTCGATCTTGCCAGAAGCAAGGGAATGAAAATAAAATACATCTTTGAGACCCATCGGAACGAAGACTATATAATAGGCTCTCTTGAACTGGAAAAACTCACGGATGCAGGGATTTATCACGGTTCTGGAGTAGATTTCAAATACGGAAACATTCTAAAAAAAGATAGGCAAGAATTCATTTTTGGGGCATTGAAACTGACCGCTTTGCATACTCCTGGACATACCGACGAAAGCATGTCCTATGTTCTCACAGATCCTGATGCCGGCAAAGAACCGATAATGGTTTTTACAGGCGATGCTCTGTTTGTTGGAGATGTGGGAAGGACCGATCTTTATGGCCCGGAAGAAGTTCCCAGGCTGGCAGCAAACCTTTACGATAGCATTTTTAACAAAATACTCCCACTTGGAGACGGAGTAATACTCTGCCCTGCACATGGAGCGGGTTCACTTTGCGGAGGCGCGATCTCCAATAGGGAATATAGTACACTGGGGCTGGAAAAAGTCCAGAACCCTGTTTTAAAGAAGACTGAAAAAGAAGAGTTTGTAAAGTTCAAGCTTGAAGAAAAGCTTGAATTTCCGCCATACTTTAAGAAAATGGAGCAGTATAATCTGCAGGGCCCTCCTCTCTTGCAGAGCCTGCCAATTCCGAAGCTGCTTTCTCCGGATGAGTTTAAAGCCGAGATGGAGAAAGGAGCAGTGGTTGTAGATACCCGAATGCCCCACTCGTTTGGCGGGGCGCTTATTAAGGGTTCTTACAGCATCTGGCTGGAAGGCCTGCCCTCTTTTGCCGGCTGGATGCTCCCCTATGATAAACCCATACTTCTTGTATTGGAGGAAAAAGAGCAGCTGGAAACTGCTGTCAGGTACCTGGTCCGACTGGGTTACGACAATATGAGAGGTTTTCTGAACGGCGGAATTGCAGCCTGGTATATGGAAGCCCTGCAAATTGACGGTTTTAATCTCCTGTCCGTCCATGACCTGAAATCCAAACTTGAAAAAGACGAGGAAATTGTAATTCTGGATGTAAGGAGCAACGAGGAGTGGGAAGAAGGACACATAGAAGGAGCCAGACACATATATGTAGGACATGTGGAAGAGAACCTGGACGAAATTCCAAAAGATTGTCCGATAGTTGTCTATTGCGGCAGTGCCCGGCGTTCCAATATAGCGGCTTCGGTTTTGAAAAAGCACGGTTACAGGAAAATATACAATGTCCTTGGAAGCATGGTTGCGTGGAAGAACGCAGGGTATGAAGTCGTAAAATAA
- a CDS encoding DUF1328 domain-containing protein, translated as MIGLAIVFLILALIAYIFGARGIAGLSMNIAKWLVIIFIVLAIISLFL; from the coding sequence TTGATTGGACTTGCAATAGTATTTTTAATCCTGGCGCTGATTGCATATATTTTTGGTGCAAGGGGGATTGCTGGCTTATCCATGAATATCGCAAAGTGGCTTGTTATAATCTTTATTGTACTTGCGATAATTTCGCTATTCTTGTGA